Sequence from the [Clostridium] scindens genome:
TTGCAAAGAAAACCGTATACCGGGAGTTGTCCGCTTTAGCCGGATCTGGCTGATACCAAAGGACGCGAAAAAACCTGAGGATGGACGTATGAAAGCAAAAAACAA
This genomic interval carries:
- a CDS encoding helix-turn-helix domain-containing protein; amino-acid sequence: MDYISAPEATENWGISERRVQKLCKENRIPGVVRFSRIWLIPKDAKKPEDGRMKAKNKQEDNHGI